TCATGTGGATGCTGATGCCACTAACATTTCTATTGTTAGTTTGCAAAGACAGTTCAAATTGCCATCATTAAGGGCTACTATGTATATTTGCATAAGGCATGTCCTCATATGCAGGAAAGATAATTTTAGTTAACCTTCTAATATAATTTGTTTTGATGAAGATGTTACCAGCAATTTGCATGGACCTGTACAATGTCCAGAGTTCCATTTTCTCCAGACCAGAAGACAGAGCAGTAAGTAACAGGCTAGAAAATAAGGTCTCAGCTTTAGGAGCTACAGACAGTACCCTTTAGGCACTGTAGTGATCCCTCCTCACAAAGCCATCTGGcttctctttttgtgtgtttgcacTCTTCATTATAAATCAATattatcagaaaaacaaatgccaaCAAGTAGTTTTCCTGGCTTAAAAGAAAACCATATACATTTAGTGCCAACAAGGAAGGCAACCTACTTTGTTCAATTACTCCAGCCTAGCTTTTGACTTTTGGCATGCTCTCCTGGCTGAACTCTCCGTGGGAGAGCTCACTTTGAAGTTGTAGACAAATTGAATCAACCCTCCCGACCACATGTGTCTCAAAGAATGTGGTTTCTCGGGTATGAATAATGTCAACCCCCCTTCTCCTTTAATTTGGCCTTTGTACACCCTTGCAGCATCCACAGGAAGGGGGTTTATTGGAGCCTCCTCACAGCAGCTGAGGGGCAGGATTACCTGTGCCAGCAGGAGTGGAAGCCTCTTTTGCTGGAAGACACTGGCTCTGTCCTTGTTGGTTGCGCAAAAACTCATAATTCTGCCTCTGGGTAAACATACAGCTgtcttcttggaaaaaaaaaaatgagaagtacAAAGAATGTTTATTTGCAAGTCCAGCCTTCCCAAGTATCCAGAGTTGATTTAGACACACCTGAGCTCCCATCCCCCTGTTATTGGCTAAGAAAGTTGCCCCACCTGATTTGCAAGTTTACTGTTGGAGCCAGGGTCGGGGGGAGTGTCTCACCAGCCAGCACTGGATTTGATCTAGCTAGAAAGAGCAAAGCCCTTGTTATTGAAAAATCACTGCTCTCTGAGCTCATTTCTACCTGAGGACTGTTCCCCTCAAGGCTCACGGATTTCTGCTTGGGAGTAGCCCTACCTGCCTGTTCAGCATTCCAGCTGGACAAAACTCGGGAAGACCATGGCAACCTCCGTTCTTCAAATGGCTGGACTGGTGCTTGGCGGTGTTGGCATGGTGGGCACAGTAGCGGTGACCATCATGCCTCAGTGGAGAGTGTCTGCCTTCATTGAAAGTAACATCGTGGTGTTTGAGAACCTGTGGGAAGGCCTGTGGATGAACTGCATGAGACATGCCAACATTAGAATGCAGTGCAAAGTCTACGACtccctgcttgctctcactccgGACCTCCAGGCATCCAGAGGACTGATGTGTGCTGCCTCTGTCCTGTCCTTCCTGGCTTTCATGACCGCCATCCTGGGAATGAAGTGCACCAGGTGCACGGGGGACGAAGAGAATGTGAAGAGCCGCATCCTGCTGACGGCCGGAATCGTCTTCATCGTCACTGGCTTGGTGGTGCTAATCCCTGTCAGCTGGGTTGCCAATTCCATCATCAGAGACTTCTACAACCCGCTGGTGGATGTGGCCCAAAAACGTGAGCTTGGGGAGGCCCTCTACATCGGCTGGACGACAGCACTGGTACTGATTGCCGGAGGAATGCTTTTCTCTTGCGTGTTTTGCTGCACCGAGAAGAGGAACAGTTACAGATACTCAGTACCATCCCATCGCACCACCCAAAGGAGTTTCCACGCGGAAAAGACATCCCCGAGCATATACTCCAAAAGTCAGtatgtgtagttgtgtgtgtatgtgtgacctGTACCCATAAAGCCAAGCAAATCACTGAACCAGCCACTGTTTCCGAGAAATGGAACCCCCGGTGTATCCATTTACCTTTCTTAACTGCCTAACTCTCATTACGGGAAATATGCACTGTCTATGATTCTATAAATGACTGTAGCAGAATGAGGTATTATGCACACTGCTTCAATTGTTCTAGAGAGCAtagtcatttgttttctaaaatggtTCACACAGCTTTTCCTTTTATCAGTTTCTCTAAAACGGCACACCATAGGCTGTTGGTTTAAGCTGTGATTTCTCTGTGTCATGGCATTATACAAGTAGATGAGGGTGGCAGTTATATCTCACCCAAATAGAGAGAGGCTTATGTGGTTCTATTTAAAGTGAAATACCAATCCATCACGCTGAATAAATACAAATCAGCTATTGCTTTTCAAGGGGAACTGGGGATAAAAAGGAAGACGGCTAATATTAATTGCCTAAAAACAGCTTAAGGATTAGTGTACTCTATTTATAGTGAAGGTTAAAATGGAGGCTTTAATCATTAGTGTAAAGGAAACTAGGTAGCTTTCTGAATGCCTACTTTGCAGCCTGTAGGAGTTAGAAATTCCATCACCTTCATCCTTTTGCTTCAGAggctatcttttgttttttggggggtttttattgttttgttttggtttttggtttttttttttttttggttggttggttattaAGTTAGTATCTTTTAAATTTCAGAACAGATATTTTGcctagatattttttttttattcaagctATTTTTCCAAGGCTGTGCTAAGAAAAGAGACAAAGCAGTGGTTAGGAAGGTTAATTTATTTTAACCTTTAAGATTAGAGAAGAATGTATTGTTTTTCAAATGAAGTCAGATACAAAAGGGACTGTTCAAGCACTGTTTGTGCATATCTTGGGGGAATTTATCAGtgtaaatgaaagagaaagatgatATGTTTTGGTTGTCATTTTCTTACCCAAAGAACCCCTCCAACTCCAAACACTTGTCCTTTCTGCACTCTGAGACTACATCAAAGTTGTCAGTTCTGCTAAAGGTGATTTTCTCCTCTTGCTATATTGTTGCTGAGTTTTACTGAAGTGTGATATTACTGTGTGCTTCCTCCTAATTAGTGATGACTGTTAATCCACtttcaaatttcatatatatgacTGTGTTAATAACATGACCATATGTGTTATttgctttgtgtattttatattgATAAATTGCACCTTTTTATAACAATATAGCATTCTTacatttgcattcttttttatttctttgaataaggttttaaaacttgattttttatattttgaacataGATTCTGTGTTCATTTTTGAGTGTAATGAATGATTTAAAATCAATTTAACTTTAATGATTATGCACATGCATTAATATTTGATGAAGATAATATATTGATAATATGTTAAGTTGTACTTAGGTTCAAAGGAATGTATGTTGCAAATATTATGTATGTAATcatcatgttttaaaaagttgtcCACGTGTATTTCAATTTCTGAGAATTAATATGAATTAAAAATGATGTTGAATGATTTAGGAGTATATACCATATTATGTGAATTATATTATTAAACCATTATAATACTGTAGTTGTTTCAATTCACAAACGAGAAAACCTCAGATTAGTTCATTGATTGCCAATAACACTAGTAGAAAACATGGGGTGGCCACTGCAAAAGTCTTCAAGGAAAGCTCATTATGATTTAGAAGATTTAGCTCATGAACCAACTTTTGTATGTGATATTAAGTGTTCAAGTACTGTAAGTTGGAAAAGCTTTAGCTATTGTTCCCATCTGGCTGACATCACTATAAGCACTATAAGTGCTTATCTTCCCTGGGAAATTTTTCCCGTTGGGTCAAGACATTTGATAGTAGCTGAAATAAACCAGAACTAACAAAATGACATagagaagaaatccagagaaaccaTTTTGTACATGCCAATCtaaaaaacaataattatttatttgtccTGAGTGTCACAGACtccattcatttgttctttcctcatctgcaaaaacaaaaaaacaaaaaaacaaaaaaaaaaaaacaaataaataaaacccccaaaacaacaacaacaaaaatagtaaaaacagAATCTATGAAATGGGGATCACTTCTTAGGTGATTCTGAAGTGACTCTTCGTTGTCTACCTTTACTATAATCCCATGTCTTCTCTTCAATTCTTGTATTCTAATGCCACTGTATCAATAATATTTTTCATCCAACTAGCTTCCAATTCTTGTTGGCTATAAAATATATCAAGAACAGCAAGAAGGGTCAtcaggtaaaggctcttgctgtcCAAGTTAGGTGCCTTGAGTTTTATCCCAGAATCCTTGACATACGTGAATCCTCCACACACAGAGATCTATGCAAACATTAGcagtcaacattttaaaaatacacaaacttAAGAATTAAATGTCAAACTATTTCTATCATTCTCTGCCCCTGTCTTTGAAAGAGATGTCATGTTTCCTGACATGTAAAGTCCAAATGCCTGAAGTACAGTGAGTAGCAGGAAGAAACACAACCATTTCATCATCTGGAAAGTGAATTCCACATGATAGTGGAACAGTGTGTGACCAGGGCGACAACTAGATGACTGATGCCCAGATTGCAGAAAACTCACAAAGGCctcctttttcattttgaaagagaTGTACTGAACTTGGAAAATATTTCAGTTGGTGGCAAAGCATGTGCCAATGTAAGTTTTCAATGTTGTTCTAAAGGAAAAGTGATATTGTCACTAAACAGAAAATTACAGGGAGTAAGgggatattttatttctttatttgagatagaatctcttgtgtaccaggctggcctcagacctgTTATGCaactgaagatgaccttaaattcTGATCCTCCAGGCTTCACCACACAAGTGCTGAGGTTACTGGTATGTACCACAGCACCTACTCTTtgtggtgttgggaactgaactcaaggaTTTGCATATACCACATAAGCACTGTAATTTCCAAGAGTTATATCCCAAGCTGAGGATGTGATTTTAGTCCTTCACTTTATAGATATTTGGTTTTATGAATTCaaacaaatctatttttttttctgatgattaGATAGGGTTGGCAGCATACAAGGCTTGAGGTTTTCATAGGCTAAGGAAATGAGAAACATTGAGCATGCTGtataaaaaatggaaacatacaTAGCACAAAGAAAATGATCTTTCTCTTCACCCCACACCCACTTCCAAACCAACACTGCATGGAAGCAAGCCCGTTATGTTAGTTCCTGTTAGCACCACCTTACATCCACGGGTTTAAGACAACAGGGTTGTGATAGAAAACAAACTCCCAAACACAACACCTAGTGTAATGCAATGCTAGCAAGCACTGGGTTGCTTCTTTGCTTAAAACATGGTTCTATGCAAAATATACACATTGAATAATGAAACCAAAATGTCAAATGAAGGATGggtgtgtgcagacacacaccaTTCAGACTGGGATATGTGAGTgcaaggccaccctggtttatatggtgggttcCAAAAACAGTTAGGGCTATATAGAGGGATCTTgtcccaaaataacaacaacaaaaacaagataaaCTGTGGAATGAGACATGCAAATCACAAATTTTTTCATCAAGTTTTGACTACTAATGTATTCAGCGAGCTATTTCATGATTATACAGTCCCAAGAAATACACCTAccattgaatttttaaataagacaAATGTACTTTTATAATCAAGACTAAGACAAACCATTTATTTACGTATTTGTGTTTAAAACATTTAGATGACTGCTTTAGCATTTACTTTTACACCCAAAGTCTTTCACTGTTGCCATCCTTTATGGCACAAGCAATTTTCTAGGTATTTTAATAATGTCCTGTTTCAGAGTCCTTCATCCTTCAATGGATTTCTACGATTTTCTTTCAATAAGTGAAGCTTTTAAATATTACTCCATTCTTACCTCACTGGTTGCTGAAAATAGCAGTAAATATAAGTATCTTGAAGGTTCCATAAGGAAATGGAATGATACTCAAGCTATGGCTTTAGCTAGCCATTTCTTTTCACTTGGGGACATTCATTTTGAGTACCTAACCCTGAGGATGGCTTAGAAGTTTAATCAAATTAATGTAAATAAATCCTTTATTACAATATTGAACATAGAATATAGTATGTGTTAGTTTGATTAATATTTTGTGTCTAAATTTTCAACCCAactatttgtcttttttcttcctttaccctAGTGTACCACCTATATATCCAAAATAAAGCCCCTTCTGCTGATTCCACACCGAAGCAATTTCTGAAAAAGAGTTAATAATGGAACTAATGAGATACCTCAGCTGGTCAAGTGTGCATACAAGTGATGTCCTGAATTCATTCTGCAGCACCCATGTGGAAAGTCTTTCATAGGGTCAGGGGTTAgtaatctcagggctggggagtAAGAAAGGGGCCAATTCCTGGGGCTTACTGACCAGTCAGCCTAGTGTAGTTAATAAGGCCCAGCTGTCAGTGATCTCAAACAAGGTGAATAATTCCTGAGAAAAAACATTTGAGGTTGACTCCTGGCACTCTAGTGCCCATTTGAgaacaccccccccaacacacacacacacacaaacacacacatacacccccccacacacacacacatacacacacacatgcatgcatggatagcttgtataaacacatatataaattaattagttaactcattaattaaatatacataattaaatatttacacCAAAGTGAGTGCTAAGGATGCTGCAACACATAGCATCTTGGTTTTTCAGTAGCTATGAGAGTGAGAGGGCAATCTTCACAGGTCGATCACCACGCACTCAGTGTTTCCTTACTGACCACTTACAAATTCCTTGCATTCAATGTAAAGGTGGAAGAATACCAAGTACCCAACAGGTAATGCAGACAATGGATTACTATTCACCACAATGTTTAGATACATGTATTTTATAGTTCATTTAACATATTCTTTAGGTGTTTATGCAACTAAGTGCATAATGCTTTGAGTGTTTACATATTAACAGGTATCTATGTATAGAGAGAGAATATCACATTTCGTACTAATTACCTTGGATTCAAGGTTATGATGCCCTCTCACAACAACATATGCAAAGACTTACCCTTGAGGAACTGACTTTCTGAGCATCTCCCCTTTGGTGTATGGGCAATGCTGTTCCCCTAGGGcaatcctctcctctcctgagacttcaatgtttGATCATGAAGCTTCACTGTCCTTTCACCCCCTCCTTGCTGTGGGACCCTCGACAGTATCTCTCTATCCCATCTCCACAACTGATTTGAATTCCTGAAGCAAGCTGAGTAGCTGCTGGGAGCTGACCAACTGGCAACACCTGGGACAGTCTGAGATGTCTCAATCTCTACTTTtccggtgtgtgtgtgtcgggggacAGCCCTGTGTTTGCCTAAGCCTGGGGATGGCCATACTGCTCTGCCTGTGGCTACAGGCAGAGACATAAATATGGGTGCTTTGTGCCTCATATACAGCAGTTTCTTAGGGAGAACACTGGAATCGAAACATAGGCATGTCCATGGGCAGGCTGGGCCTTTTCTTCTTAGGGATTTGAGAGAGGACTGAAACTAGGGATGAGCCTAAGAGGGAGGACATGCACGAGTTCAAGTACCAAAGatacttcccagaattccagTGGAGAGATTCCAGCAACAGCTAGTATCACACCACTGAATCACTACCAATAGGAACATCTCCTGCAGCCTAGGTCTGGCTTTTGTTAAATACAACATGATTCCCACAAGGAAAGGCAATTTGGGTTCCTGGTGGTGAAAACACCAAGTAGGATTCAAAAGTTAGAAGcaggaaatgttgtggaatattagtttaaactgtgttatattttttatgctgtggaataaagacgtgttgcattcctttatgttgcatttgtttaactctgtaaagctgtgttactttgcatACCTAAAACACtggattggtctaataaagagctgaagagccaatagctaggcaggagaaacagGTGGGACTAGTATGtagagagaataaagaggaggagaaaactagactcaagagaagaaagaggaacaagaaaatgaggagaggaggaagccagGGGCCAGCAACCCAGCCAATCACAGAGTAAGAAGGCAAGAAAGACATATATaataaaggaaagtaaaaagcccagagacaataTGTAGTTCAAGacaaatggaataatttaagttagaaaagctggctagaaacaagccaagcaaaaGCTGGGCATTTGTATGTaagtaataagtctccatgtatttatttgggagctgggtggaagccccccccccaaagggagGCAGACAACTGCAAGGAAACGTCCACAGAATCCAACAGTTGGTTACCTTTTAAGGAATGAACTTGAAGGTTCAGGTCAAAATCTGAACTTCAAAGGTTTACAGGGAGCAGAGAGTTGACAGGGATCACCTTTGAGGTAAAATAATGGGTATTTGGAAAATTAGGTAGAAGAGAAGGCTCaggatagaaagaaacaaaacataattcaaaaggaaaaatgtatgaAAGAAACTTCATGTAAAAAATCCAAGATTCTGCAAAACAAACTCAGAGTGAAGAAAGAACAGATGAAGTACAGGAAATTACAATGAAGATAAAGCAGTGTTAGGAAATTATGGAACTTATGGGTACAAATGACTTAATGAAGCCCCCACAAACTAAAACCAAACTTTGCTATTCCATTAAGAAAGCAAGGCGGCCTCAAATTAAGCAGCTACGAAATCATACTTTCATCAGGTATTTATTTCAACCACAAATGTAGAAGCTAGACAAACTACTGCTCTCCCAGTTCCATAGACCTGGTATGCATTTGAGGAAGGTGAAAAccagaaataaactaaaaaacaaaagtaacctGGGAGTGGTAGCTTGAGCCTGTCATTCCAGAGCAGGCTGGACAGTGCCTActgccaaaacaaaataaaggaaaatgaacagaaaatggCCTAGTTTCTGACTTCAAAATCCCAGTCTTCTGCAAACGAGCATCAAGTGCCAGTAGCCTTGGCAACCATTGTGTGTTTTTGATTTCCCATCTAGAATTCTGTCCTTTAGGCCATATTAATTGCCCATTGTCACATGCTAGCAATGGACGAAGCCCCACCCCTGCAAGTTTCCACTTCCTATTGTGCTCACTCACCTTCTTAGGTGCCAGTTCAAGTGATCATGACCAGTACCCACCCTACCATGTTGTGAGAAAGATGGGGTTGGTCACCTGCCTTTCCATTCTGGGAAGAAATTTGGTTCATCAATGTCTCCCAAGGTTCCTACTTGTTCTTTAGTATAAATTGTCTCATTTATGCCAGGGTTTAGATAGACCATCTTTGTAGTTTGTGGAAATTCTGTTTGAAGATTTTATTAGCTAATAATTGCATGCTGCTAAACTCACAGTCTGCCCATTCCCTGTTTCTTTCTCAGCTAATGAAAATCTTAGTAAAATATTAGATACAGAAAgaacttttttatatataaagaggACAGAAAGTTTTCCTGGTACAGCACAGAATTTATACCATCTTTCTTACCAATGAGTTAAAAATAATTGACACTTTACCATCTTTTTCAAAGTAAACAGAATAAATCATATTAACACTGCCTTCAAACAACCCCATGACTCCACACAGCCAGTTCCTTCTTGATTAGCTTTTCTCATAACAACCCATCTTTTTTCCTACACAACAGCTTTCACAAGCATCGCTTCCATTAGCTAGCATTCCTTCTTACCCTTTCAGCCTCATCCCTTTGCACTTTACCTACTAGAGACCCTTATGGGAGAGGAAACAGATCATTTTGAAACacgttttctttgaatttctctgaaGCATGGTAATAATATATCTGCATGGGCTTCATGAATGCCActttttgttttggagttttgttctgttttaatacATGGGAACACTTTGACTGCATTGTTCTCTCAATGTGTATTATAAATACAGATATATGTTGACTTTTTTTTCATAGGCCTATGATCTCTGTGAAGAAGAAAATGTACTTTACTAGATTCCAAAATAGAGACATGCTTGACAAAGCAAACTGATCTTTGGCCTTAAAGTTGAGAAAAAGCCATCACCTGAGTGCAAACACAGACTATCAACTCATTGGTCTTTTACTACATGGAAGACAAATAGAGAGAACAGGTTCCAAGACAGGATGAGATGGCTCTGCAAGCTCTTCACTTGCTCataagcctgataacctgagttcaaatgcTCCCAAACCCACAAggtgaaaagagaaagctggtTCCTGCCAAGTTGTATTTGGACTTCCACATATGCACCAGGACatacacaactctctctctctctctctctctctctctctctctctctctctctctctctcctccctccctccctccctccctctctctccctccttctctctccctctctttctctaagaaagatggaaaataaaactgtaagtgattgttatttttataaaatataaactaatttaTATGTCATGATTTTGCAAGTTAGGAATATAACAAGCGTCTCTGTGACTTCACCTTCAGTCTCACAGGTAAGATGGGTTAATAAGGATGATTTCCTTTACTAGCTGGCACCCTGACAATGTATGAAGTCTGGATGTTCTGGGAAGATGCCCCTCTATGTGTTTTCAGGGTCTTCCTAGCTCAATTTTTTGCAAGGAAGTCAGACATCTAGCCTGCAGGTGAAAACTCATCAATCCTTTTATGGTACTTGGCTTCTTGCATAAGTAGTTTGTTAAAGACAACCTGAGGTCAGAGAGTGGAAAAATAAACACTACTTCTCAATGGGAAGAGAGCCAAAGAATTCAAAGCCACCTTTAATACACTACAGGTCCAGtaagggttttattta
This genomic stretch from Cricetulus griseus strain 17A/GY chromosome 4, alternate assembly CriGri-PICRH-1.0, whole genome shotgun sequence harbors:
- the Cldn8 gene encoding claudin-8, translated to MATSVLQMAGLVLGGVGMVGTVAVTIMPQWRVSAFIESNIVVFENLWEGLWMNCMRHANIRMQCKVYDSLLALTPDLQASRGLMCAASVLSFLAFMTAILGMKCTRCTGDEENVKSRILLTAGIVFIVTGLVVLIPVSWVANSIIRDFYNPLVDVAQKRELGEALYIGWTTALVLIAGGMLFSCVFCCTEKRNSYRYSVPSHRTTQRSFHAEKTSPSIYSKSQYV